A window of the Planctomycetota bacterium genome harbors these coding sequences:
- the rnc gene encoding ribonuclease III has translation MNTIFGYTFRDEALLEQALRHSSAKTETLPSNERLEFLGDAVIGLVISDILYKKFPDKEEGELTIIKSEVVSRPIMANIAHEQGLQEFLQTGKGIKQMPESILSNAVESIIGAIYLEGGMEASFGIINNLFSQKVEEISLRPQEMNYKALLQHFTQKEYNSVPQYKLIKTTGPAHEPFFEVSVGVEGTIYGPGSGKTKKEAEQQAAKMALEKIRETNSI, from the coding sequence ATGAACACCATCTTCGGCTACACTTTCCGCGATGAAGCGCTCCTGGAACAGGCACTGCGGCATTCATCCGCCAAGACGGAAACACTGCCCAGCAACGAACGTCTCGAATTTTTGGGCGATGCCGTCATCGGACTGGTTATTTCCGATATCCTCTACAAAAAATTCCCGGATAAAGAGGAGGGCGAGCTTACCATCATAAAATCCGAAGTGGTCAGCCGTCCGATTATGGCGAATATCGCGCATGAACAAGGATTGCAAGAATTTCTCCAGACAGGCAAAGGCATAAAACAAATGCCGGAGTCGATTCTTTCCAACGCGGTCGAATCCATCATCGGCGCCATCTACCTTGAAGGCGGGATGGAGGCGTCTTTCGGCATAATAAACAATCTCTTTTCCCAAAAGGTTGAGGAAATCAGCCTGCGCCCGCAGGAAATGAACTACAAAGCCCTGCTCCAGCATTTCACCCAGAAAGAGTATAATTCCGTTCCGCAATATAAGCTCATCAAGACAACCGGACCGGCGCACGAGCCGTTTTTTGAGGTATCTGTCGGAGTCGAAGGAACTATTTACGGACCCGGTTCGGGAAAAACCAAGAAAGAAGCCGAACAGCAGGCGGCGAAAATGGCGCTGGAAAAAATCAGGGAAACAAACTCAATATAA
- the rsmA gene encoding ribosomal RNA small subunit methyltransferase A, translating into MLNKSTLIGILEEKGIITSRSLGQNFLIDQNLLKFIVKTAGLSKDDYALEIGSGPGLLTGLIAQNAKYVWAVEIDKKVFHVSQSINPGLTNVKWINSSILDGEKINSEVLSDIYHLKTAPHMLSPCQSGVPETKLSGIIRNPQLKIISNLPYASSGAIIMALLESKLPISEMTLMMQLEMAQRLTARPKTKEYNAFTILVNLLGAVKIVRKIPPDVFYPKPKVTSALLTIIPYRKPIENYAKFKDTIHTIFRYRRKTIGHILKEVSPNNLNINKILTKTGISPTMRPEEIAPTKYVELAGMLS; encoded by the coding sequence ATGCTAAATAAATCCACCCTTATCGGAATACTCGAAGAAAAAGGCATCATCACCAGCCGCTCGCTCGGGCAAAATTTCCTGATTGACCAGAACCTCCTGAAGTTCATCGTAAAAACAGCCGGATTATCCAAGGACGATTACGCACTGGAAATTGGTTCCGGACCGGGATTGCTGACAGGACTCATCGCCCAAAACGCCAAATACGTCTGGGCAGTGGAAATAGATAAAAAGGTTTTCCATGTTTCACAATCAATCAACCCCGGTTTAACCAACGTCAAATGGATTAACTCCAGCATTCTTGACGGAGAGAAGATTAATTCTGAGGTGTTATCTGACATCTATCATCTAAAAACCGCCCCCCACATGCTATCTCCCTGTCAATCGGGCGTCCCCGAAACGAAGTTGAGCGGGATAATCCGAAATCCGCAATTAAAAATTATTTCAAATCTTCCTTACGCATCCAGCGGGGCGATTATCATGGCATTGCTTGAAAGCAAACTGCCGATTTCGGAAATGACGCTGATGATGCAGCTTGAAATGGCACAAAGGCTCACTGCCAGGCCGAAGACAAAAGAGTATAACGCCTTTACCATTTTAGTTAATCTTCTGGGCGCTGTAAAGATAGTCCGGAAAATACCGCCTGATGTCTTTTATCCCAAGCCAAAGGTTACCTCGGCGCTTTTAACCATCATCCCATATCGCAAACCGATTGAAAATTACGCCAAATTCAAGGATACCATCCATACTATCTTCCGCTATAGGAGAAAAACCATCGGGCATATTTTAAAGGAAGTCAGCCCCAATAATCTTAATATAAACAAGATATTGACTAAAACCGGAATTTCTCCTACAATGCGCCCTGAAGAGATTGCCCCGACGAAATATGTTGAGCTGGCTGGGATGTTAAGTTGA
- a CDS encoding four helix bundle protein, giving the protein MYQRFEQLKVWQMGREFRKAIYQITKTFPKTEQYALTSNIRRASISITSNIAEGHGRYYYQENIQFCRISRGSLNEVLDNLYTALDEKYINQTEFDKLYAQGREAEKVLNGYIGYLERQKPGRKVK; this is encoded by the coding sequence ATGTATCAACGATTTGAACAACTTAAAGTATGGCAGATGGGTAGGGAATTCCGCAAAGCAATTTATCAGATAACCAAGACCTTCCCCAAAACCGAACAATACGCCCTGACATCAAACATACGGCGCGCCTCAATATCAATTACATCCAATATCGCTGAAGGGCACGGCAGATATTACTATCAAGAAAATATACAATTCTGCCGTATTTCCAGAGGCTCTCTAAACGAAGTTTTAGATAATCTTTATACCGCTTTGGATGAAAAATATATTAACCAAACGGAATTCGATAAACTATATGCACAAGGCAGAGAAGCAGAAAAAGTCCTTAATGGTTACATAGGCTATTTAGAACGCCAAAAGCCGGGAAGAAAAGTAAAATGA
- a CDS encoding cysteine--tRNA ligase — MTLHLYNTLTKSKELFKPLVPRQVTMYTCGPTVYSHPHIGNFRSFIAADILHRYLEYYGYEVKQVVNITDVGHMTTDDDLAAADGKDKIQAAAEREKKSPYEIARFYEEEFLRLSRLLNIKEASLYPRATEHIPEMIELIKKLIDKGFAYNVGGNVYFEVGKFPDYGRLSGNSMENLMAGARIEINPEKKSPLDFALWKQDPKHLMQWDSPWRNESGVPTQSGGKGFPGWHIECSAMSMKYLGATFDIHTGGEDNIFPHHESEIAQSEAANEKPFVKYWFHTRHLLVNNQKMSKSAGNFYTVKDIMDKGFAPRVLRYALMSVHYRQPLNFTLEGLDAARKAVQRLLDFKNSLVEIVAHTTINNLGIPAPFHGTPYSSGVPETKLSGAPRPSGGSGIDNPTQNDTNDVKKIVEATRERFNTAMNDDLNISEALGAVFDMVRDTNKLALSSGKAGMALRMLEQFDTVLGVLSEEETNLDDEVKRLIEERQLARKNKDYKKSDEIRDKLTKMGITLEDTPQGIRWKRKV, encoded by the coding sequence ATGACATTGCATTTATATAATACCCTGACTAAATCCAAGGAATTGTTCAAGCCACTTGTCCCGCGGCAGGTAACGATGTATACCTGCGGGCCGACGGTTTACAGCCATCCGCATATCGGCAATTTCCGCTCATTTATCGCGGCGGATATATTACACCGTTACCTGGAATATTACGGATACGAGGTGAAACAGGTAGTCAATATCACCGATGTCGGCCATATGACGACAGACGATGATTTAGCCGCCGCGGACGGCAAAGACAAGATACAGGCCGCCGCCGAGCGCGAAAAGAAATCGCCCTATGAAATCGCCCGTTTTTATGAAGAAGAATTCCTGCGCTTGAGCCGCCTGCTTAACATAAAAGAGGCTTCCTTATACCCAAGGGCCACCGAACATATCCCGGAAATGATTGAGCTTATCAAAAAGCTTATCGATAAAGGTTTTGCGTATAATGTAGGCGGCAATGTCTACTTTGAAGTGGGGAAATTCCCTGATTACGGCAGGCTTTCTGGCAACTCCATGGAAAACCTGATGGCCGGGGCGCGCATCGAGATTAATCCGGAAAAGAAAAGCCCATTGGATTTCGCCTTGTGGAAACAGGACCCGAAACACCTGATGCAATGGGATTCCCCCTGGCGAAACGAGAGTGGAGTCCCGACCCAATCGGGAGGAAAAGGATTTCCCGGCTGGCATATCGAATGCTCGGCAATGTCAATGAAATATCTTGGCGCAACCTTTGATATCCATACGGGCGGAGAGGACAATATCTTCCCGCACCACGAAAGCGAGATTGCCCAGTCCGAAGCCGCCAACGAAAAACCATTCGTCAAATACTGGTTCCATACGCGCCACTTGCTTGTCAATAACCAGAAGATGTCGAAATCAGCCGGAAATTTCTATACGGTAAAAGATATCATGGACAAGGGCTTTGCTCCGCGCGTCCTGCGCTATGCCCTGATGAGCGTCCATTACCGGCAGCCCCTGAACTTCACGCTGGAAGGTCTGGATGCGGCAAGGAAAGCCGTCCAGCGACTGCTTGATTTTAAGAACAGCCTGGTTGAAATAGTTGCCCATACTACAATTAATAATTTGGGCATCCCCGCCCCATTCCATGGGACTCCCTATTCATCGGGTGTCCCCGAAACGAAGTTGAGCGGGGCACCCCGCCCAAGCGGGGGGAGCGGGATAGATAATCCTACCCAAAATGATACCAATGATGTAAAAAAAATAGTGGAAGCAACTAGGGAAAGATTTAATACGGCGATGAATGACGACCTCAATATCTCCGAGGCGCTCGGGGCGGTCTTTGATATGGTACGCGATACGAATAAGCTCGCTCTTTCCAGCGGCAAGGCCGGGATGGCATTAAGGATGCTGGAGCAATTCGATACGGTGCTGGGGGTATTATCGGAAGAGGAAACGAATCTGGATGACGAGGTAAAGCGGCTGATTGAGGAACGACAGCTTGCCAGAAAGAACAAGGACTATAAGAAATCGGATGAAATCCGGGACAAACTGACCAAGATGGGCATCACGCTTGAAGACACGCCCCAAGGCATTAGGTGGAAGCGGAAAGTATAG